One Thamnophis elegans isolate rThaEle1 chromosome 2, rThaEle1.pri, whole genome shotgun sequence genomic window, GATGTTTTTAGAAACACTTCATGCTGTTTTTCAACAGCCAGTCTCCAGCATCAAATATCCAGAAAAATACTGTCCTTGACAGAAATGAATGCATTCCCCTGGCAAATAATGTAAAGTTCCCAGCTGGCTTAACATGGATCACTCCTGATCTAGGTAACGGGAGATATATGAGATTCCATACAAAGTGTGGTTATTACAATAACGGATGAAGTACTCCTTTCCTTGAAAATAATGCAGGTGCTTCCTCTCCTTGACACAATGCACTTAAAATGGTTAACATTTTAGAGTTCTCTTTCGAGCCTTATTGGACTATCTTGGAAGTTCTTAAAATTCCCTGAGGtatccctctcctttcctccctattTTTGCTGGTACTGTTTCAACATACAAACGAGTGgagattgtgtgtgtatgtgggattttaaaaagaaacaaaaacaaatcctTGCCTTATTTTTTATGTAGGTTTGCTGGTGTTGCTGTTGGTACCCATGGAATTCTTTTATCTTCGCCCTCCTGTGGTGTAGAACTAGTGCATGTaactttttatattaaaaaaaaaaaaggcctcagTATTAAGGGATATACAAAATCTtaccaaaataatattttattgttgcTCTTGTATAGTGGCTGGCCACTGCGAAGGTTAGGGGAAGGGAAGCTTTTATTGACCAAAACTTCCCATGTCCTACCATCATGATTTGTGTATTGTCCATTTTACTTTTCGTTTCAttgttgtattttgtttttcattgttctttttttttaaaatacaagattttttttctgttacgctctttcccccccactttgATTAAGAGTGAATGCAGTCCTTTCTTTGCGTTCTAAGGATGGTTGAGATTTTGCCTTCCTGGAAGGAGGGGAAATAGTGGCCTCccttccaatggcttgaaaagaTGACCGATGAACAGGACACGCCAAGAGGACTTCCGTCTGTCACAAGAACCTACAGGGTTGTTCAATGTTCATGTCAAACTCCAGGAAGGTTAGAACATCTTCCaattttgaggggggaaaaactgtaaagatttaaaaaatactttaggCCAAGTTGAATTCCATTCAGCCTCTCTTGTCAGGAGCAAAGATACAGTCAAGAAAGTGCTTCCAATGCGCCCAGGCTTCGGTGGGAGGAACCTATCATGCGTCCTATAGAAAAATTCAAGGCTTGGCAGCACAAAGAGTTCACTGCTGCATCTGTCCAGGTCTGCCATAGGTTTTccccttcatttctttttccttgtcaCCAACATCCATCCATCTTCAGTGGTCTTATCTGACAGTGGAGATGGGTTGCTTTGTATTCCGTTCATGCTAGAACCAGCACTGCAGTCCATGGCCTGAAGGAGGAAGAAACAACAGATGATCAATCTCTTAAatttttcatggtttttttttaataaactaatCAGCTCCTGCCATTTGACACAGAGAGTTTACTCAAAACAAACACATTAAGAGCTTCAGTTTATCTTAAAATTGGGTTAATTTTCAATACCAAGTGACCAAGCCTTATGATGCCAGCCTTGCAGAAGCCTGGTCCAGGCAAACTAAATCCTCACAATCCCACAAACACAATTTTAAGGACTGGCTGGCTTCAGAATCATCTTATAATTCTTCCGTGGCAAATGCATTCCGCAGAAGGTGTCCCAAAGCCCTTCAGATTTCGTTCGGATTTCCAAAGTCACTTTGTGTGCAGCTTTGCTCCTCAGGCTCAATCTTAATTTTCAGAAGAATGTATTCAATacctcttcttctgcttcttgttcttcttcactGCTGCTTTCTGCGGCTGGCTGAGATTTGGCAACTGCCCTCCTAGCCTCTTGTTTCTTCTGTGCCAGGTGGGTAATGGCATCACGCATTGCTACTGTGTCTCTCTGATGGCTCTGTCTGAAAAGCAGGCACAGTTGCTGGCTTACCTATAATGTGGGAAGAGGGAAAGATTGCTCATTACTTGGAAGATCcaacagttcagtggtgggtttcaaaaatggttcgaacctactctgtgggtgtggcctcctttgtgggagtggcttgccacccatgtgaccggatgggagtggcttgccgcccatgtgaccggatatgaagatgccgacgacacttgtcagaaccaccttaaattacctcacacacagcactggcatgcataagaatatgatgtaaacttgttttttaaaaggcacctttggtttgcgttaaaacaacttcaacacacgcaatgttctgattgcaccacaaacgcagtagtcatccttacctttcacagaggcactgagttttataaatataagcatgatagcgtagaataatcatatccaaggaccagtggtgggtttcaaaaaagtttggaacctcttctgtaggtgtggcctgctttctgggtccaatggtggaacctcttctaaccggttcggtagatttgacgaaccagttctaccgaataggtgtgaactggtaggaacccacctctgcaacagttGCTCCATAAACTGGTCCATCCCCCCCACCACCTTTGCCTAGCCCAACTCAGCATTGCATGATGGAAATGGCTgttcaataaatcaatcaaagGCTTTGACCAGCATCCCTTCCCCCGGTGAAGAAAAGTGTGTCTAACTTAAAAGCAGCTTCCTCTGGGTCTCTTTTCTCTGTGCCAGAAACAGATGTCTCCCGATTCTTTTGGCAACAGAGACTAAACATGTACAGTTATTGGATAAATTTATGACTAGTTTTACCTATTCCTCCGTGGTAATGGATTTGTAAATTTGAGCAACCTCTAAGAAGGGTCTTAGTTAAAAAGGAAACTGCTTCAAACACTAAAATAAGATGGATTCAGCCATGGCTTTCTGACGACAATGCCCTCATTTACTCACAATGCTAAGTCGAAACAATGGAATTCTTGGTCCTTacatatagaccagtgtttctcaaccttgtcaacttgaagatgtctggacttcaactcccagaattccccagccagcgaatgctggctggggaattctgggagttgaagtccagacatcttcaagttgacaaggttgagaaacactgatatagacacATATATCCAGCTTTGAATTTACACTACAGGTTAAGCcaagtttattaaatttaaatgacTTTGGTTTACATGCCACCTGTACCACTGAGTAACTGCGTTGGCTGAATTCAGGCAACTCACTGAATCACTAGTTAAGCAAACTACAAAGCTCCGATTAGTTAAAACAACTTTCCAAGTAAAGGCTAATTTTAATCCTTCAGAGCCAGAGGAACATCTGGAGTTGTTTAGCTATTTTTTGCAATTAAGGCTTTCTAGCAAGTCTCATCAGCATTAAATATATCTCAAATGATCCAAAAATACCAACGCTTAGAATACGGTTACCCTCCCCTTTTTCATTCTAGCTCATCTCCCCCTTGTCTCCTAGATAATTGTTGGCTCATAAAAGTTAATTCTGGAGCAGAGAATGGCTTTGAGCTTGGCTTTTCTCCAAAACAATGCCTTCCAGACAAATGAGACAGTTAAATCATAGTTTACTGAGTAAGCCAAAATGGAACCATTTTTCAAACCATGCAAAATCATATTatggtttagagcaggggtgtcaaactcaatttcattcatcagggttgtgtttgacctcagggggcggGCATGGtcagggtgtgtgtggccagctcgacgtcgcTCATCGAGGCTCCGCTTTCAGCccacccaagctctgttttcagctataATAGAGTCCTGCAGCCCTCTGTGAGCGAAAAGAGAGCTTGGGGAGGCCTTatacagccctcccgagctcccatttcactggcagaggcactgcggtctgctccttcactgtttccaggttggGCCCGCGAGCCAGATCTAAGGTGGATCTAGCccgtccgtgacccgtcaaaaccgcggtccactaaagcgtgcccgatcaaagcgcgtacgtgacgtcatcagcagcgcgacaaataaaattaaaaataaattaaaataaaataaaaataaaattaaagcaagctgattcacataaaggtaagggttaggtttagggttagggttaggttaagggttaggtttagggttacgttaagcgttagggttaggttaagggttagcgttaggttaagggttaggtttagggttaggttaagggttaggcttagggttaggtttaggggggttagggtaaagttttcgctttaattttaaatttaccgctcacagcgtgccgttttcgtcgcactgtgatgacgtcacgtacgcgctttcgtcgagcgcgctttagtctaccgcggatttgtggtggaaccggcccgtcggccttgagattgacacccctgattcAAACCAATGCATGGCCAGTGAGTGGCTGTGTACACAATATGCTAAGCTGTgtgttgaataaaatacaatgGCCGTACAGAGTTCTTATTGTACATGGTTCCACCACATGAATGCTATTGTCCTTGTATTCTGCTCTAGTCTGAAGAATTTAGCTGTCTTAGCAATAGTTATTTCCTCCTTGCAACATAGCAGGTCCTCTTATCTACATTGTTGTTAATATATATGTCCAAGAGCAATAAGGACCAAAAGACCAATCACATGACATGTTGTTTTACTTTCCGTTTTCTTTCATGTCACAGCTCTGGTCACCAGTATTTCCTGGGGCTACACCTCTGGAGAAAAAGCAGTAATCCTTAATTGTTTTTTTAGGTTTAATATACACATCAATATCTTCACTTACTGGGCACTGCCTTTTTTGTTTGTAGCTGTTTTTAATGAGGACCTTTCTAGTGCCTCAGTCTTTCCTTCGTCAGTACAGTTATAAACATCTTTCAGTATAAGTATTTGCAGACGTTCTACAAGGAGGTGGCTATTACTTTAAagactttaattttaaattagagATTCTCCCTTTGTAATATTACTGGATGAAAACTCTCTTAGTTATTCTAGCAAACTTCACATCCTtctaagtataagtataatctttattgtcattgtatttaaatacaacgaaagtggttttaacctcactggtgcaaaattataacagaaacgaaaaaagaaagaaaaagaaaaaaaaaactagcgtgtgcatggagcgATTGTggctgtatttaaaagtctcacagcccaaggatagaaactatctttaaacctgtttgttcggctggctatacccTTGATGTCTTCGGCCTGATGGTAGCAaggcaaagagacactgaccagggtgtgaatcatctctgagtatcttccttaactctgctaaagcagcaagatctggagatgtcatccagtggtgtcagagggcaaccaatggtttcttgtgccgaattgattactctctgtagtgccttcctgtccgcagctgttaaaccagcataccatactgcaatacaatatgtgaggacactttctatggtggaccgatagaaagagatcatcagccgttgttccacctgatttttttcgcaggactcttaaggaaatgaagtctctgttgggcctaaTCTGTGTTCGGTTGTAATCTCCAGAGAGAGTGTTTGAAGCTCAAACCTATCAATGTTGGCAATAACCTTCAAGTACAGCTAGGTTGATTTATGGAGGGGTGGCGGTGACAGCTCATTTGCAAAGCTTTCTATTTCATTGATTCTGAGCAACCCAAGATAATTAGCTTTAGAGATTAAGGTCCAAAAGAGACTAAATATAATTTAAGACTCCTAAGCTCACATAAACACTGTCCTCCTCCCTCCACATCTGCCAAAACCATTACAAAAGTAAACCATAAATAGTTCACAAGCCACAATAGCTGCATTTGCATAATATGTTATGCCAAAAATCTGCTTAGTGGGTTCTCTGTGCCTCCACTAAAGTATTTGTTAAGAATCACACACTTCTCCAGGGAACTGTCATCGACAGTGCAAAAACAATGACTTAGCACcgcatggcgaacctatggcacataggTGCCatagatggcacacagagccctctctgtgggcacgagcaccgttgccagctgcttctctggtttccagtgcgcgcatgcgtgccgggccagctggtcttcgtgcatgcCAGaacgccagaaacctgaagatcaggtggccggtgcacatgcgcgtgctggccaccTAGTCTTCGGGGATCCGGCGCCCGTGCATGTACGTTCCAGTTTTGGCATTTGgagccgaaaaggttcaccatcaatgACCTAGCATTTCACAAGCCCTTGGCTCACCAACTGGCTTCATAACTGCCACTCTTCCTTGTGGAGCAATAGTGCCCCACTGTGGTCAGCTGGAGAAGCAAGAACCATTTTAAATCCTAAGTACTAGTTTGGctagcacgccgagacaaagatacttccagGATTTATTGATACACATacaggcccttggcagcaatccagcacagttcaggccttggcagcaatccagcacagacaaggcggtggcaacaatccagcctgccaagctagccccaaaagttctccagctcaagtgaatacattgactcctgcaaagggcatgtgcacaatcattccttttatagtcttaaaaggagcctaattaccaccggctgagtgcaattatctcctgtaactgcgtaactgttccttacgcctattagctctctggtatcgtgcatccaagaacaactgccttgtctcctccccactgctccaatgcatgacatcacgaccacactcccttgtctccttcccactggtccaaggctcaggcgcctcctggtggccaaccagcctctctgcgccctgctcggagtcggaaccctgcccaagatcctccacatcctccagagccgactcatagggctcctcgctgtcggagtctggtggcagctccaacggctcctgctgggccacaacagctaggaTATAGGTAGTCCTGGACTCAGGGCCGTAATGGAGCCTGctcattacagttgtaagttgtgACAGTCATAAAGCAGGTCACCATGTGACGAGACCCATTTTTACTACCTTTTTTGCAGAAGTCACAAAATGAGGCCATTGTTTGCTACGGGCAAACaatgtttttgctgaaaacttgaaagtaaatgccagtttACTTGGTGAAAACATTGTAAAACATGGTTATGCAACTACAAACTGCTGTAAATGACTTTTGGGCGACCATCGGAACTTTGGAACCGGGTTGTAAGACCAGTTATAAGTCAGAGGACTGTGCTGTGTGGAATTTTTAGCATGATGCACTCATCCAACTAACTGCAGCTCCGTCAGCAACTTATACCTTAATGCAACGCATGAATCCAGACACTTCgttgtagagtccttggtgctctctgagcttcagtGTAAtacttgtagatgtttcattactcaactagataacatcaatgTTAGTGATTGGATACCCAGACAACTTTATCAAAAGTTGAtatagagccgaagtggcgcagtggttaaatgcagcactgcaggctacttcagctgactgcagttctgcagttcggctgttcaaatctcaccggctcggggttgactcagccttccatccttctgaggtgggtaaaatgaggacccggattgttgttgggggcaatatgctgactctgtaaacctcttagagagggctgaaagccccatgaagcggtatataagtctaactgctattgctattgctaaaatgtgcCTAATCATTCATTATAGCACAGCCAACATAGTGTTCTCCTAGGAAAAGGAGAACCCTGCCATGCATCAAAAATTTATCAGGAAAATAAATCAACACACTATTATAACCGTGTGACAGCACTAAAGCACACAAATTAAAACCCTCCAAAATATCTTAAATAAATCAAAAGACCCAGCagcccaagggggaaaaaaaaccttatagaacagtgtttcttaaccttggcgactttaagtcctgtggacttcaactcccagaatcacccagctggctgggggaattctgggagttgaagtccacaggacttaaagtcaccaagattgagaaacaccgtTATAGAACAAGCCACTATCTAAGACAGACCGGCAGAAGACTAGCAGCGTGTACCCATGTACAccaaagacatgatgaaaactcaaTCTCACAACacacatggacagactcaacCACAATTTAAACTGGGGAAACTACAAGCATAGTAATCTAGAATTACTATGGAATTCCTGAAAGTTTAGCATTTAGACAAATCTGCCGTCAGCAGACCCGTCAAAATAAGCCATGTTTACAGATTAttcaaaagagataataaaaagaaggaaacaaagactACTACACATCCCCTGCACAACACTTAGATTAACACCAGACCATCATACAGAAAACAGTACTCTCGTCAAGTACCAAGGAGAAATCCACACCATCCACCAACATTGGCAGGACAACCTACTGCCTATAAATAGTGTGCAAATCCCATAGTCACTAGCATTAaaattatctagttgggtaatgaactgTCAGTGAGCAAACCAAGATcagagcgtggcacgacaaaaccgcgctcgtcaaaatagcggtgataaaaccgcgtcgctaaagccgcgacgtcatcaccgtgcgtcatcaccgccgcgacaacagcgcggcggcagaagggcgctttaaaacagcgcggcggcagaaagccgatttaaattaaggtaagggttaggattaggtgtttgctttagggttagggttagggttaggtttagggtgctgagtgcttcagaaggcgcggatttgccctccgcgattatgtcatcgcggtagggtcgcgtttttccttagcgcttcagatggcgcggatttgccctccgcacttatgtcggcgcggataagggcttcgcggttttgtggtggaaccgatcagagagcaccaaagactccaccaCAGTTCAACAGAACATATTCTGTTTAGTTGGGGTAAAATTGGCTGCTGCTAAGCGATTGATGACAGTTCAGATGGATTAATTATTTCACAGTAATTTCACAGATGTTTATTAGCAACCTTGTTACATTGCACAGGCCATAATAAAATAAGCATCTTGTTGTTGAATCCAGGTACGTAAGTGTTTAAAAATAACCAAGGCTGTCATATTCTGTCACTATCACCTTAACTCCCAAATGTACTTTGCTGAAACTGCATAAGCTTGCAAGCACTGGAAAAAGACACAGCTTCTCTAAGGAGGTACTTGACAGGCATAGCGAATCCTCCCATTCTCCCCTTTTTCAACAACAAGCAGCACAATCTTACTTATAACATTTCCTGGAGAAAAAGAGGCACGGAGAGAAAGGCACGAGTATAACTTTTCTTTCCCACAAATGCAGGCTACATTTTGTTCAGTTTTGCAAGGAACAATACTCAGTTGCAATAAAGTTGCAGTATGGGCAAACCTCACCTGTTGAAGACTTGAAGGAAGGATATAGtgatacaagtaatcctcgagttacgaccacaacttaggccaaaatgtatgttgctaagtgaaatattagTTAGGGTTACGACACTgcagagtcagttgccaagcatctaaatgttgatcatgtgatcatggggatgcagcaatggttgtgtgaaaaacggtcataaatcacatttttcagtaccgttgtaacgttgaacagtcactaaataaactgttataagttgaggactctctcccccacctacctacttacctgttgtggcccagcaggagctgttggagctgccaccggactccaacagcgaggggccctatgagtcggctctggaggaccctggacagaatttcgattccgagcagggcgcagagaggctggttggccaccggaggcatctgagccttggaccagtggggaggagacaagggagagtgagccggaagccagtagtgagttgttcctggatgcaggGCATccaagagctaataggcgtcgggaacagttgcacagttacaggaggtaattgcactcagctggtggtcattaggctcctctccagactataaaaagactacttgtgcacctgcccctctttgcagaagtcaacgcaggatcgAAAGTCGGAGAACAGaattatgagcttggcaggctggattgctgccaagccttatctgtgtttattgctgcccaagcttgtctgtgccggtttgctgccaaggacctgtctgtctgttaattaaatgccgtaacttatctttggctcggagtgtactttggtgtggaacgaggggggtcagaacacctacctacctatctaagcCAACTTACAAAGAGTTTTATGAAGCATCTCAACAAGTGCATCAATTAATGTTGGAAAAAGCTCTTGATCTGTCTGAAAGCTTTCAAAGACAGAATGACTGAGAAATTATCTACGTGAGGGGCCATTAAACCCCCATATCACTTCTGTAACTGCACATTACCGAAGAAAAGCATAGACAGTCATGTgcgaggagaggagaagagaggaggagaggaaaaacagcacttttcttttctttggagaGTAACAAACGAATACCTGAGCCAAGCTTCCATCTTCTATTATAGTGTTAAATTCATTGTTCATCAATTCAGCAAGGAAGTCCTCTATCTCTTCTGGTTCAAGGTCAGCTGTAGAGAGATTGGACACAGAGTCAAATAACAGAATTGCACGGGAAATTTTCAAAGACGACTAGGGTTAAACAGTTTCTAGACTACTGGATATTGTTCCATCCCATGTAACCCTCCAAGTCTCCATGAAGAAAGCATACACGCCAGCTCCAGGCCTTTTAATTGTACTCATTAAGCTTCACTAACTTGCTAAAATAAGCAACATATAATAGGGTTTCCGATCCTAGAGCCTCTAGCAATGTCGATCCGGGTATACTAGATGGCCATTATTATCCTTAAAGTGATAGCCCAGTCCATGCTTTTGAAACTATAATAAATTTGAAgttatttcagtttttaaatgTCACATTTTAAAAGGTTTCTTTATGGCAGGGAGGATTCTAACTCCCAAGGGCTTCATATAAAATTTAAGATCTACCATTCTGTGTCGTACGTAAGACCAGATTCAGGTTCAGGCTCTTCATCTAGCAATGAACGACTAAAGGATCAGAATATTCTACCATTGTAATTCcaggtatttttttatttaattaatttgtatgccgcccactctcagaagactcaaggcggcttacaaatagaaagggaagggggaatataaaaaataaaaaacaacaatttaaaaattcaacaacattcatgacttaggatggggctagataaatcaacagccccagacctgccagaacagccaggtcttggtcgctttgcggaaagccagaagggtagtaagggttcggatctcaacggggagatcgttccatagggccagagcagcaacagagaaggccctcccccagggggtggccagccaacattgaccagcagatggaatccgaaggaggcctagtctgtgcgatctaataggtacACATCATGGGCCATCTACCATTCAAGCAACAGGACAGAAACTCACCATTGCTTTCAAAGTATTGCTCCACAGCCACCACCATCCATTCAGCTTTCTCTTGGCTATGCGCCCCTCCAAAGCCATTTTCCACTGCTATCTGCAattggaaaaagaggaaggaaaaatgttCATAAACAGCAACGGGGCCCCTTACGCAGCAAAGGTTGCTTGGGGTGATCATTGGCACGATTTAAATCATGAAAAATTAATAGCACAGAATTATCTAAGCCAGTTAGTGCTTCCAGTCCTTGGCTGAGCTCTGATAACAAAACTAATTTGTCCTTCAAATGTCGCTTGTTTGGATTTAGGAGTCGAATTAGGGAAAAGCCACATTTTCCCTTCAATGTGGATTTCAATAAAGGTCTATTGGCATTACCAAAACAGACATATCCTTGAGATAATCTTGaagcattctttttctttttgtaaatataAGATTAAGTAAATTCATATAAACATGTGTCATTTGCTTGACGGCTAAACTAACAATACAAGGAAAGGAGCATAATTgatcttttattacatttattcagATTTTTaccttctatatatatatatttcccttttAGTCATGGTCAGTCTGATTTTATTAAATCACTATGGTTTCCAATTCTGTTACGTACGAGAGGTAGCTCCAGATGCTTTCTAAATGATTTTCTCAAGTAGTAGGGCATGCTAGATAACTGCCCTTCCTCACTAGTTAGCTGCACACA contains:
- the TSR2 gene encoding pre-rRNA-processing protein TSR2 homolog, with the translated sequence MVCGNVLERQEEEELQPGQQSNKRLFDPGSMTPPAPRPSIRLLRWSNSIGLRPRRVSWEWLIDHSGIDFRLPAPDMATTPKEVEEEARGLFRQGVQAVLDGWAVLQIAVENGFGGAHSQEKAEWMVVAVEQYFESNADLEPEEIEDFLAELMNNEFNTIIEDGSLAQVSQQLCLLFRQSHQRDTVAMRDAITHLAQKKQEARRAVAKSQPAAESSSEEEQEAEEEAMDCSAGSSMNGIQSNPSPLSDKTTEDGWMLVTRKKK